Proteins encoded in a region of the Mesoaciditoga lauensis cd-1655R = DSM 25116 genome:
- a CDS encoding carbohydrate ABC transporter permease, which translates to MNTKKKKVHKMYIYIALTLLTLIVAFPLYYAIITSTLSMQETYMYPPKFLPSTHFIGNIVAAWKSVNMSRMMFNSVFISTVVALAKVFISLFAAFALTYFGKFKGKALLFGVILSVQMLPLPVRIVPTFALMKDFGWVNTYFAITIPFFATTTGILLYRQFFLQVPNSISDAARIDGATSWRFFWSILFPMTKNVTAALFIIEFIFIWGQYLWPLIVTNSSDMRVVQIGVKMMLASEAQAAQWNVIMAGSLLVILPPLAVFLVFHRSILKGFGLKEEK; encoded by the coding sequence ATGAATACGAAAAAGAAAAAAGTTCATAAAATGTACATTTACATTGCACTTACCTTGCTAACTTTGATCGTGGCTTTTCCACTCTACTATGCCATAATCACCTCTACTCTTAGCATGCAGGAAACTTATATGTACCCACCAAAATTTCTTCCAAGTACGCACTTTATAGGAAATATCGTAGCAGCTTGGAAATCGGTAAACATGTCAAGAATGATGTTTAACAGTGTTTTTATATCAACGGTAGTTGCTCTGGCGAAGGTTTTCATTTCTTTGTTCGCAGCTTTTGCTCTCACCTATTTTGGAAAGTTTAAGGGTAAAGCGTTGCTTTTTGGGGTAATTCTTTCCGTTCAAATGCTACCCCTCCCTGTTAGGATTGTTCCGACTTTTGCGCTTATGAAAGATTTCGGATGGGTAAATACCTATTTTGCAATAACGATACCGTTTTTTGCCACCACGACGGGCATTCTTTTGTATCGACAATTTTTCTTACAAGTGCCCAATTCCATTTCTGATGCGGCAAGAATAGATGGCGCAACTTCTTGGAGATTTTTTTGGAGCATACTGTTTCCGATGACAAAAAATGTTACGGCAGCCCTTTTCATAATAGAATTTATATTTATTTGGGGACAGTATCTCTGGCCTTTGATAGTCACAAATAGTTCTGACATGAGAGTAGTTCAAATAGGGGTGAAAATGATGTTGGCAAGTGAAGCGCAAGCTGCTCAATGGAATGTCATCATGGCAGGCAGTTTGTTGGTTATCTTGCCACCGTTGGCTGTCTTTTTGGTTTTTCATAGATCTATCCTTAAAGGTTTTGGTTTAAAGGAAGAAAAATGA
- a CDS encoding carbohydrate ABC transporter permease has product MTRRKLKDTVTGLMVIMPALITQVLFIYIPLIYALYVSFHQWNMIRPMKFVGMRNYVTLFTSPKFWNSLYVTFIYIIGTVPTSVILGLLLAMLLNLEWVKGKGLFRMMFYIPVITAMAVAAIVWSLLFEPSAGLMNYFLGFFGISSKEWLGDPHLAIVALIIVGTWKRIGYNMVLFLAGLQSIPRTYYEAAMLDGASTFAKFKNITLPLLSPTTLFVVIIQFIASFQVFVSVSVMTQGGPMESTDVITYFLYQNAFNYLKMGYASSIAIVMFIFMFFLTLLQFKVSKKRVHY; this is encoded by the coding sequence ATGACAAGAAGAAAGCTCAAAGATACCGTAACTGGCTTAATGGTTATCATGCCAGCGTTAATTACTCAGGTTCTCTTTATTTATATTCCATTGATTTATGCTTTATACGTAAGTTTTCATCAATGGAATATGATCAGACCTATGAAATTTGTTGGAATGCGGAATTATGTGACACTCTTCACTTCACCAAAGTTTTGGAATTCCTTGTATGTTACTTTCATCTATATCATTGGAACTGTCCCAACTTCTGTAATTTTGGGTTTACTTCTAGCAATGCTTTTAAATCTTGAGTGGGTTAAAGGAAAAGGATTATTTCGGATGATGTTTTACATTCCGGTAATTACAGCTATGGCAGTAGCGGCCATTGTGTGGAGTTTGCTTTTTGAACCAAGTGCGGGATTAATGAATTATTTTTTAGGCTTTTTTGGTATATCCTCCAAAGAATGGCTCGGTGATCCGCATTTGGCGATCGTAGCACTTATCATTGTTGGAACATGGAAAAGAATTGGATATAACATGGTTTTGTTTCTTGCGGGTCTTCAATCTATCCCTCGCACATATTATGAGGCAGCGATGTTGGATGGAGCTTCTACTTTTGCGAAATTTAAAAATATTACTTTACCTTTACTCTCTCCCACCACACTATTTGTAGTTATCATACAATTTATAGCTTCATTCCAAGTTTTTGTGTCTGTAAGTGTTATGACACAAGGAGGACCAATGGAAAGTACTGATGTCATAACCTATTTTCTATATCAAAATGCCTTTAACTATTTAAAGATGGGGTACGCATCTTCGATAGCTATTGTGATGTTTATATTCATGTTCTTCCTTACTTTGCTTCAATTCAAAGTGAGTAAAAAGAGGGTGCATTATTGA
- a CDS encoding carbohydrate ABC transporter permease, whose protein sequence is MNARFKSRILPYLFLTPAVGLTIIFLMIPAAQSAYESFFITSPFGNRSIFVGLDNYISLLTSSDYIHSIWISIIFSVIVVSFDLVLGVIFAVLLNNKLKGITVYRTILILTYAISPVVAGTIWSLMFAPSTGPMTYLLKAFFHVNLNWMINPQVALIIVAISAGWKQLGYNIIFSLAGLQNVPGELLEAAEIDGASPLKKFFTITIPLISPTLFFLLIMDMFYSFFQVFGVIDVMTQGGPGYATDILVYQLYKDGFVNMQTGLASSESVLLFLIVLGLVMLQFRFTEKSVFYS, encoded by the coding sequence GTGAACGCGCGCTTTAAAAGTAGAATACTTCCATACTTGTTTCTCACACCTGCAGTAGGATTGACGATCATTTTCTTGATGATCCCAGCGGCACAATCGGCTTATGAAAGTTTCTTCATAACCTCTCCTTTTGGAAATAGATCTATTTTTGTTGGTTTGGATAACTACATTTCACTTTTAACTTCAAGCGATTATATTCATAGTATATGGATTTCAATAATCTTCTCTGTCATCGTTGTCTCTTTTGATTTGGTGTTAGGAGTCATATTTGCAGTTCTTCTAAATAACAAGTTGAAGGGAATCACGGTGTATAGAACGATCCTGATTTTAACCTATGCAATTTCGCCTGTTGTGGCTGGAACGATATGGTCTTTGATGTTTGCTCCTTCTACTGGACCTATGACGTACCTTTTAAAAGCTTTCTTTCATGTAAATTTGAATTGGATGATTAACCCTCAAGTTGCATTGATAATAGTGGCCATAAGCGCTGGCTGGAAGCAATTGGGGTATAACATAATCTTTTCCCTTGCTGGTCTTCAAAACGTACCTGGCGAACTTTTAGAGGCAGCTGAAATAGATGGGGCTTCACCTCTAAAAAAATTCTTCACGATCACGATTCCCCTTATATCACCAACGCTCTTTTTCTTGCTGATCATGGATATGTTTTACTCTTTCTTCCAAGTTTTCGGTGTTATCGATGTTATGACCCAAGGAGGTCCTGGATATGCGACCGATATCTTGGTTTATCAGCTTTACAAAGATGGTTTTGTAAACATGCAAACCGGCCTTGCTTCTTCTGAATCGGTATTGCTGTTTCTCATAGTGTTGGGCCTTGTCATGTTGCAATTTAGATTCACGGAAAAAAGCGTTTTCTATTCCTGA